In one Corythoichthys intestinalis isolate RoL2023-P3 chromosome 16, ASM3026506v1, whole genome shotgun sequence genomic region, the following are encoded:
- the LOC130904542 gene encoding mitochondrial Rho GTPase 1-A isoform X1: protein MRKDVRILLVGEPKVGKTSLIMSLVSEEFPDEVPLRAEEITIPADVTPERVPTHIVDYSEAEQSDEQLYQEISKANVICIVYSVNNKKSIEKVTSHWIPLINDRIDKDSRVPLILVGNKSDLVEHSSMETILPIMNQYQDIETCVECSAKNLKNISELFYYAQKAVLHPTGPLYCPEEKELKPSCIKALTRIFKVSDLDNDGILNDNELNFFQRTCFNTPLASQALEDVKNVVRRNMADGVKDNGLTLKGFLFLHTLFIQRGRHETTWTVLRRFGYDDDLELTQEYLFPVVKIPPDCTTELNHNAYLFLQSVFDKHDKDRDCALSPEEVKDLFKVFPYMPWGPDVNHTVCTNDQGWITYQGYLSQWTLTTYLDVQRSLEYLGYLGYSIIYEQESQAAAITVTRNKRIDLQKKQTQRSVFRCNVLGAQASGKSGFLQAFLGKNLQRQRRIREDHKSLYAISTTYVYGQEKYLLLHEMMPDFDFMSEADLACDVVCLVYDINNPYSFEYCAKMFKQYFMDSKTPCVVIGSKSDLHEVRQQYSLSPHEFCRKHKLHPPQPFTCNTINAPSKDLYTRITTMAMYPYARLCCMCACNKCTYCLCQNLLKMELLRSIKAQLRRVVHNRHMAQADLKNSTFWLRASVGATVFAVLGFAMYRALLKHR, encoded by the exons ATGAGAAAGGACGTGAGGATACTTCTTGTTGGGGAAC CCAAGGTGGGCAAGACATCATTGATCATGTCTCTCGTCAGTGAGGAGTTTCCTGATGAG GTTCCTCTGCGAGCTGAGGAGATCACCATCCCTGCCGATGTCACCCCAGAGAGGGTGCCGACACATATTGTGGATTATTCAG AGGCTGAGCAGTCAGATGAGCAACTATATCAAGAAATCTCTAAA GCAAATGTTATCTGCATAGTGTACTCTGTCAACAACAAGAAGTCAATTGAAAAG GTGACAAGTCATTGGATTCCTCTAATCAATGACAGGATAGACAAAGACAGCAG ggTGCCATTGATACTAGTGGGCAACAAGTCTGACCTGGTGGAGCACAGTAGCATGGAGACTATACTGCCTATCATGAATCAATACCAGGACATTGAGACGTGCGTGGAG TGCTCTGCCAAAAATCTGAAGAACATCTCAGAGCTTTTCTACTATGCCCAGAAGGCAGTTCTACATCCTACAGGACCTCTGTACTGTCCAGAAGAGAAGGAG CTGAAGCCTTCCTGCATTAAGGCTTTAACTCGAATCTTCAAAGTGTCTGACCTGGACAATGATGGCATTTTGAATGACAACGAGCTCAACTTCTTTCAG AGAACCTGTTTTAACACACCActggcatcccaggctttagagGATGTTAAAAATGTAGTAAGAAGAAACATGGCTGATGGAGTCAAGGACAATGGTCTCACACTTAAAG GCTTCTTGTTCCTGCACACCCTTTTCATACAGCGCGGTCGACACGAGACCACCTGGACTGTGCTCAGGAGGTTTGGTTATGATGATGACCTGGAGCTCACACAGGAATATCTCTTCCCCGT AGTCAAGATCCCTCCTGACTGCACCACAGAACTAAACCACAACGCTTACCTCTTCCTTCAAAGCGTATTTGACAAGCATGACAAA GACAGAGATTGTGCACTGTCGCCAGAGGAGGTGAAGGACCTGTTCAAAGTTTTCCCTTACATGCCATGGGGTCCAGACGTAAACCACACTGTGTGTACGAATGACCAAGGATGGATCACATACCAGGGATACCTCTCCCAGTGGAC GTTAACGACGTATCTGGATGTCCAGCGGAGTTTGGAGTATTTGGGTTACCTGGGTTACTCTATCATTTATGAGCAGGAGTCTCAAGCAGCTGCCATCACAG TGACGCGCAACAAGCGCATCGATCTACAGAAGAAACAGACGCAGCGCAGCGTCTTCCGGTGCAATGTCCTGGGGGCGCAAGCAAGCGGGAAGAGTGGAtttttacaggcctttctaggaAAGAACCTCCAG CGACAGAGGCGGATTAGAGAAGACCATAAATCACTGTATGCCATCAGCACAACCTATGTGTACGGTCAAGAGAAATACCTGCTA CTCCATGAGATGATGCCAGATTTTGACTTTATGTCGGAGGCGGATCTCGCTTGTGATGTGGTGTGCCTGGTCTATGACATCAACAATCCCTATTCTTTTGAATATTGCGCTAAAATGTTTAAG CAATACTTCATGGACAGCAAGACTCCTTGCGTGGTGATCGGCTCCAAATCGGACCTGCACGAAGTTCGGCAGCAATACAGCCTTTCTCCACATGAGTTTTGTCGCAAACACAAGCTCCACCCGCCCCAGCCGTTCACATGCAACACAATCAACGCCCCCAGCAAAGACCTCTACACTCGAATCACCACCATGGCCATGTACCC CTACGCCCGTCTCTGCTGCATGTGCGCCTGCAACAAGTGTACCTATTGCCTGTGTCAGAACCTCCTCAAGATGGAGTTGCTGCGCAGCATTAAGGCCCAGCTGCGCAGAGTCGTTCACAACAG GCATATGGCTCAAGCTGACCTGAAAAACTCGACTTTCTGGTTGCGGGCCAGCGTCGGTGCCACCGTATTTGCCGTGTTGGGCTTCGCCATGTACAGAGCGCTTCTCAAACATCGGTGA
- the LOC130904542 gene encoding mitochondrial Rho GTPase 1-A isoform X2: MRKDVRILLVGEPKVGKTSLIMSLVSEEFPDEVPLRAEEITIPADVTPERVPTHIVDYSEAEQSDEQLYQEISKANVICIVYSVNNKKSIEKVTSHWIPLINDRIDKDSRVPLILVGNKSDLVEHSSMETILPIMNQYQDIETCVECSAKNLKNISELFYYAQKAVLHPTGPLYCPEEKELKPSCIKALTRIFKVSDLDNDGILNDNELNFFQRTCFNTPLASQALEDVKNVVRRNMADGVKDNGLTLKGFLFLHTLFIQRGRHETTWTVLRRFGYDDDLELTQEYLFPVVKIPPDCTTELNHNAYLFLQSVFDKHDKDRDCALSPEEVKDLFKVFPYMPWGPDVNHTVCTNDQGWITYQGYLSQWTLTTYLDVQRSLEYLGYLGYSIIYEQESQAAAITVTRNKRIDLQKKQTQRSVFRCNVLGAQASGKSGFLQAFLGKNLQRQRRIREDHKSLYAISTTYVYGQEKYLLLHEMMPDFDFMSEADLACDVVCLVYDINNPYSFEYCAKMFKQYFMDSKTPCVVIGSKSDLHEVRQQYSLSPHEFCRKHKLHPPQPFTCNTINAPSKDLYTRITTMAMYPHMAQADLKNSTFWLRASVGATVFAVLGFAMYRALLKHR; the protein is encoded by the exons ATGAGAAAGGACGTGAGGATACTTCTTGTTGGGGAAC CCAAGGTGGGCAAGACATCATTGATCATGTCTCTCGTCAGTGAGGAGTTTCCTGATGAG GTTCCTCTGCGAGCTGAGGAGATCACCATCCCTGCCGATGTCACCCCAGAGAGGGTGCCGACACATATTGTGGATTATTCAG AGGCTGAGCAGTCAGATGAGCAACTATATCAAGAAATCTCTAAA GCAAATGTTATCTGCATAGTGTACTCTGTCAACAACAAGAAGTCAATTGAAAAG GTGACAAGTCATTGGATTCCTCTAATCAATGACAGGATAGACAAAGACAGCAG ggTGCCATTGATACTAGTGGGCAACAAGTCTGACCTGGTGGAGCACAGTAGCATGGAGACTATACTGCCTATCATGAATCAATACCAGGACATTGAGACGTGCGTGGAG TGCTCTGCCAAAAATCTGAAGAACATCTCAGAGCTTTTCTACTATGCCCAGAAGGCAGTTCTACATCCTACAGGACCTCTGTACTGTCCAGAAGAGAAGGAG CTGAAGCCTTCCTGCATTAAGGCTTTAACTCGAATCTTCAAAGTGTCTGACCTGGACAATGATGGCATTTTGAATGACAACGAGCTCAACTTCTTTCAG AGAACCTGTTTTAACACACCActggcatcccaggctttagagGATGTTAAAAATGTAGTAAGAAGAAACATGGCTGATGGAGTCAAGGACAATGGTCTCACACTTAAAG GCTTCTTGTTCCTGCACACCCTTTTCATACAGCGCGGTCGACACGAGACCACCTGGACTGTGCTCAGGAGGTTTGGTTATGATGATGACCTGGAGCTCACACAGGAATATCTCTTCCCCGT AGTCAAGATCCCTCCTGACTGCACCACAGAACTAAACCACAACGCTTACCTCTTCCTTCAAAGCGTATTTGACAAGCATGACAAA GACAGAGATTGTGCACTGTCGCCAGAGGAGGTGAAGGACCTGTTCAAAGTTTTCCCTTACATGCCATGGGGTCCAGACGTAAACCACACTGTGTGTACGAATGACCAAGGATGGATCACATACCAGGGATACCTCTCCCAGTGGAC GTTAACGACGTATCTGGATGTCCAGCGGAGTTTGGAGTATTTGGGTTACCTGGGTTACTCTATCATTTATGAGCAGGAGTCTCAAGCAGCTGCCATCACAG TGACGCGCAACAAGCGCATCGATCTACAGAAGAAACAGACGCAGCGCAGCGTCTTCCGGTGCAATGTCCTGGGGGCGCAAGCAAGCGGGAAGAGTGGAtttttacaggcctttctaggaAAGAACCTCCAG CGACAGAGGCGGATTAGAGAAGACCATAAATCACTGTATGCCATCAGCACAACCTATGTGTACGGTCAAGAGAAATACCTGCTA CTCCATGAGATGATGCCAGATTTTGACTTTATGTCGGAGGCGGATCTCGCTTGTGATGTGGTGTGCCTGGTCTATGACATCAACAATCCCTATTCTTTTGAATATTGCGCTAAAATGTTTAAG CAATACTTCATGGACAGCAAGACTCCTTGCGTGGTGATCGGCTCCAAATCGGACCTGCACGAAGTTCGGCAGCAATACAGCCTTTCTCCACATGAGTTTTGTCGCAAACACAAGCTCCACCCGCCCCAGCCGTTCACATGCAACACAATCAACGCCCCCAGCAAAGACCTCTACACTCGAATCACCACCATGGCCATGTACCC GCATATGGCTCAAGCTGACCTGAAAAACTCGACTTTCTGGTTGCGGGCCAGCGTCGGTGCCACCGTATTTGCCGTGTTGGGCTTCGCCATGTACAGAGCGCTTCTCAAACATCGGTGA
- the c16h17orf75 gene encoding protein Njmu-R1 has protein sequence MFTSQTSSFQDSIDVEEKDDFDSEEIAAYGQRTQLNCYYAIYLYEGTRSEATEENAAWNQRRADSTTSQEDFSLTLIDSSLPMEAEPELRTYISRRLSKGALLGGMGNIATVELSLPEQAVGCYCCLLEQQTSPEQPDADGNGHVICFLGGSEKGLNLYRMELDKYVQGLQSTLQSFEPQNLETELRPYLSRWYEESVMHVYRVVQLVQNNISFLLHAALSHNHVEVTNADDRTKADISRFIKAASLQGLSQQDTTAASLCKAMSEDAHSHLTLDCSVTPPTLTNTVSNRFCDDWSQAFLNAAERANPFLLRQILENFKLKAIQDMNSLKRFVRQAEMSHYALFRCCQFLQGCGNGDVLLQNAMAEHSDLPEACRIITVLEEFLREQSQA, from the exons ATGTTTACATCCCAGACGTCGTCGTTCCAGGATTCCATAGACGTGGAGGAGAAAGATGACTTCGACAGCGAGGAGATTGCGGCTTACGGCCAGAGGACTCAATTGAACTGCTACTATGCCATTTATCTCTACGAGGGAAcgag ATCGGAGGCTACCGAGGAAAATGCGGCTTGGAACCAGAGACGTGCAGATTCCACAACCAGTCAGGAGGACTTTAG CTTGACTCTGATTGACAGCAGCCTGCCAATGGAGGCGGAACCGGAGCTGCGCACGTACATCTCAAGGAGGCTGAGCAAAGGGGCCCTGCTCGGAGGCATGGGCAACATTGCCACCGTGGAGCTCAG TCTTCCAGAGCAGGCCGTGGGCTGCTACTGCTGCCTTCTCGAGCAGCAAACGTCTCCGGAGCAACCTGACGCTGACGGCAATGGACACGTTATCTGCTTCTTGGGGGGCTCTGAAAAAGGACTCAATTTATAT AGGATGGAGCTTGATAAGTACGTACAAGGCTTGCAAAGCACTCTGCAATCATtcgag CCGCAAAACTTGGAGACGGAGTTGCGTCCATATCTTAGCCGCTGGTACGAAGAATCTGTCATGCACGTTTACCGTGTGGTGCAGCTGGTCCAGAACAACATCAGCTTCTTGCTGCATGCG GCTTTGAGTCACAATCACGTGGAGGTCACCAACGCAGATGACAGGACAAAAGCGGACATTTCCCG ATTCATCAAAGCAGCTAGCTTGCAAGGCCTGTCGCAGCAAGACACTACAGCAGCCTCACTCTGCAAGGCCATGTCAGAAGACGCCCATTCCCACCTGACCCTCGACTGCTCCGTTACGCCGCCCACCCTCACAAACACTG TTAGTAACCGTTTCTGTGATGACTGGAGTCAAGCCTTCTTGAACGCAGCAGAACGGGCAAACCCATTCCTACTTAGGCAGATCCTGGAAAACTTCAAACTGAAG GCTATCCAGGACATGAATAGCCTGAAGCGCTTCGTGCGCCAGGCCGAGATGAGCCACTACGCGTTGTTTCGCTGCTGCCAGTTCTTGCAGGGCTGCGGCAACGGCGACGTGCTCCTGCAAAACGCCATGGCAGAGCACAGCGACCTGCCCGAAGCCTGCCGCATTATCACCGTCCTCGAGGAGTTCCTCAGGGAGCAGTCGCAGGCCTGA
- the LOC130904626 gene encoding zona pellucida sperm-binding protein 3-like, whose translation MNIMLGLFLYFSLLLSSSLAIRTLKDGPMIDKDGREYKSPVMNVDAINAKEIQFRFSPSVRVTCTPTLMVIHVKADLYGTGHRVAPGEIFLGDVKYSGLRQCQAIRAGDSELIIKAGLQHCGTELSMTHDSMIYSNQLTISPSVHRHGITRKTQSVVPVSCHYKRTNDVSSQPRVPPQLHDSSTKSQSEASAFTLRLMSDDWTRLRLSNVFYLGDVLNVEAAYISPVPEQKRLFIDNCVATLSPDATSVPRYYLIENNGCLTDSRQRGSKARFLARTRADVLQLQLDAFLFQHDERNTLFLTCRLKATSEMWKSSPVNKACTYVQSRWEDVDGMPDVCRCCDGTCKQNAPKRLKSDSKNTCDIVVLGPLVILLNK comes from the exons ATGAACATCATGTTGGGCCTTTTCCTATATTTCTCCCTGCTCCTGTCGTCTTCGCTTGCCATTCGGACTTTAAAGGATGGACCCATGATAGACAAAGATGGGAGAGAGTACAAGTCGCCCGttatgaatgtcgatgccatcAATGCGAAGGAAATCCAATTCAGGTTCTCGCCTTCTGTACGTGTGACGTGCACGCCGACGTTGATGGTGATACACGTGAAGGCTGACTTGTATGGGACGGGACATCGTGTAGCTCCCGGAGAAATTTTCCTGGGAGATGTTAAGTATTCAGGCCTCAGACAGTGCCAGGCCATCCGTGCTGGTGACTCTGAACTGATCATCAAGGCTGGGCTTCAGCACTGTGGCACCGAGCTATCC ATGACTCACGACTCCATGATCTACTCAAACCAGCTGACCATTTCACCTTCTGTCCACCGTCACGGTATCACAAGGAAGACTCAAAGTGTTGTTCCCGTTTCCTGCCACTACAAAAG GACAAATGATGTGAGCAGTCAGCCTCGAGTGCCACCTCAGCTTCATGACTCATCTACCAAAAGCCAATCAGAGGCCTCTGCCTTCACCCTCAGGCTGATGTCCG ATGACTGGACAAGACTGAGGCTGTCTAATGTTTTCTACCTCGGAGATGTGCTCAATGTGGAGGCGGCATACATCAGTCCTGTTCCAGAACAAAAACGACTCTTCATTGATAACTGTGTAGCAACTCTGAGCCCAGATGCAACATCAGTACCCCGATACtatctaattgaaaacaatgg ATGTTTGACAGACTCAAGACAGCGTGGATCAAAAGCTCGTTTCCTGGCCAGGACAAGGGCGGATGTACTCCAGCTGCAACTTGACGCTTTTCTGTTTCAGCATGATGAAAGGAATACT CTGTTTTTAACGTGCCGACTGAAAGCCACCTCTGAAATGTGGAAGAGCAGCCCTGTCAACAAGGCCTGCACTTATGTGCAATCAAG ATGGGAAGATGTGGATGGGATGCCTGACGTGTGCCGTTGCTGTGATGGCACCTGCAAGCAAAATGCCCCTAAACGTTTGAAGTCTGACA gtAAAAACACATGTGACATTGTCGTTCTGGGCCCTCTTGTGATTCTACTCAACAAATAA